The following are encoded together in the Salvelinus fontinalis isolate EN_2023a chromosome 38, ASM2944872v1, whole genome shotgun sequence genome:
- the LOC129837443 gene encoding gasdermin-E-like → MISNAVKSMLKEVDSNGTLIPVSSLNDSSGKLNLLSLIVKTRPRCGCFWQEPKYQSRGFSLSDVLKPGKPEDKPLNPDVKESDFVDHSGTFGDKKEMNSEGNVEGLAADLKLNLGLKSFSEQESSFGRLKKEEVEVKELVNYSIDKHLNMSHPVIKQTREKPRAILGVLTERIMTSQPCPVTNKVRKRGNVGANMSGCVALSVKASMKQSGSTQTDSDVSLKIPEYTVIAFSLIELKVKCDGKFELCLFANNGGFEKVRSNYEIEEDGIMDLVGDFDTNSPLNLNKELKKLSDHFQLLSVLPAATRSSLLQLLKTTMEDREAVSVLESVLDQMCDGETPDLGDLEESERETVQAILDLVGQCVGKDEDEIRFSLLSAVHLIVSAMDGMTDEGLSVLGSCCSPPVLQALQILVQHVAAGSGETLSLRDAGLAVLTEEEVFGRTESLFGHSKVTLKREEDTLRTEMKDQPGYLPLVMSIAVKGLASLGKI, encoded by the exons ATGATTTCCAATGCCGTAAAATCCATGTTGAAGGAAGTAGATTCTAACGGTACCCTGATCCCTGTGTCCAGTCTGAACGACAGCTCTGGTAAACTGAATCTCCTCTCACTCATTGTGAAGACCAGGCCCAGATGTGGATGCTTCTGGCAGGAACCGAAATACCAGTCCAGAGGCTTTTCCCTGAGTGATGTGCTGAAGCCTGGAAAACCTGAAGACAAACCTTTAAACCCAG ATGTGAAGGAGTCTGACTTCGTGGACCACAGTGGGACATTTGGTGACAAGAAAGAAATGAACTCAGAAGGAAATGTGGAGGGATTGGCAGCTGATTTAAAACTTAACTTGGGCTTAAAAAGCTTCAGCGAACAAGAGTCGTCCTTTGGCAGACTAAAGAAAGAGGAGGTAGAAGTGAAGGAGTTGGTTAACTACTCGATTGACAA ACATCTGAACATGAGCCACCCTGTGATCAAGCAGACCCGGGAGAAGCCCAGGGCAATATTAGGGGTGTTGACGGAGAGGATTATGACATCACAACCTTGCCCGGTCACAAACAAAGTCCGGAAGCGTGGCAATGTAGGAGCCAACATGAGCGGCTGCGTGGCCCTGAGCGTGAAG GCCTCTATGAAGCAGAGCGGCAGTACTCAGACAGATAGTGATGTGTCGCTGAAGATTCCTGAATATACTGTCATTGCCTTCAGTCTGATTGAACTCAAGGTCAAATGCGATGGAAAGTTTG AGCTGTGCCTCTTCGCCAACAATGGGGGCTTTGAAAAGGTTAGGTCAAATTACGAGATTGAAGAGGATGGAATTATGGACCTGGTAGGCGACTTTGATACCAACAGCCCCCTAAATCTGAACAAAG AACTGAAGAAACTGAGTGATCATTTCCAGCTGCTGTCAGTCCTGCCAGCAGCCACACGTTCCTCCCTGCTCCAGCTCCTCAAGACAACCatggaggacagagaggcagtCAGTGTGCTGGAGAGTGTG ctggatcAGATGTGTGATGGTGAGACTCCTGACCTGGGTGATCTGGAAGAGTCTGAGAGGGAAACAGTCCAGGCCATACTGGATCTTGTAGGCCAATGTGTTGGGAAGGATGAGGACGAAATCAGATTCTCACTTCTCAGTGCCGTCCACCTCATTGTCAGTGCCATGGACG GAATGACAGATGAGGGTCTCTCTGTGTTGGGATCCTGTTGCAGTCCTCCAGTCTTACAGGCCCTGCAGATCCTG GTGCAGCATGTGGCAGCAGGGAGTGGGGAGACCCTCTCTCTGAGAGATGCAGGTCTGGCTGTTCTGACTGAGGAGGAGGTGTTTGGGAGGACAGAGAGTCTCTTTGGTCACTCTAAAGTTACgctgaagagagaagaggacacactgaggacagagatgaaGGACCAGCCTGGATACCTTCCTCTAGTCATGAGTATCGCTGTGAAAGGCCTGGCCTCTTTAGGAAAGATTTAG
- the LOC129837953 gene encoding gasdermin-E-like, giving the protein MCDGETPDLGDLEESERETVQAILDLVDQCVGKDEDEIRSSLLSAVHLIVSAMDGMTDEGLSVLGSCCSPPVLQALQILVHHVAAGSAETLSLRDAGLAVLTEEEVFGRTESLFGHSEVTLKREEDTLRTEMKDQPGYLPLVMSITVKGLASLV; this is encoded by the exons ATGTGTGATGGTGAGACTCCTGACCTGGGTGATCTGGAAGAGTCTGAGAGGGAAACAGTCCAGGCCATACTGGATCTTGTAGACCAATGTGTTGGGAAGGATGAGGACGAGATCAGATCCTCTCTTCTCAGTGCCGTCCACCTCATTGTCAGTGCCATGGACG GAATGACAGATGAGGGTCTCTCTGTGTTGGGATCGTGTTGCAGTCCTCCAGTCTTACAGGCCCTGCAGATCCTG GTGCATCACGTGGCAGCAGGGAGTGCGGAGACCCTCTCTCTGAGAGATGCTGGTCTGGCTGTTCTGACTGAGGAGGAGGTGTTTGGGAGGACAGAGAGTCTCTTTGGTCACTCTGAAGTTACactgaagagagaagaggacacactgaggacagagatgaaGGACCAGCCTGGATACCTTCCTCTAGTCATGAGTATCACTGTGAAAGGCCTGGCCTCTTTAGtgtaa